In the genome of Luteitalea pratensis, the window CGATGTGGCTGACCGCCTCGACCTCCGGCATCTGTCGGACGGCCTCGACGAGCCGTGCGAAGCGTGCGAGGCGCTCCCGGTCGACGTCGGGTGCCGGGTCGATGCCGCGCGGGACTCGGACGACCATGTCCCAGGTCCGTTCGTACGAGAAGCCGAGCGGCGCCTGGTAGTTGCGCCAGTAGTGGACGGCGATGGTCGTCACCGCCGCCAGAACGAGGAACGACAGCAGGATCTCCGTGACGATCAGGAAGTTGGCGCGCTTGCGGTTCCAGATCAATTTGAGCAGGTGCAGAGCCATGTCTACCTCGTTCCCTTCAACGCGACCACCGGGTGGACGCGAGACATGCGCCAGGCGGGATAGACGCCCGAGAGCAGGCCGAACACGACGGCCAGGGCAATGCCCCAGAGGAAGATGCGCATGTTCAGCGTCAGTTCCGCGTAAGGAATCAGGCCGCTCTGGTTGATCGACCGCAGCACGAAGCCGGCCAGCAGGAATCCGAGCAGTCCGCCGATGACCGTCAGGGCCAGGTTCTCGACGACGAACTGGACGACAAGCGTGCGGCTCGACGCGCCGAAGGCCTTGCGGACGCCGATCTCGGAGGCGCGCTCCATGATTCGGCTCACGTTGAGGTTGACCAGATTGATCGCCGGCAAGGCCATGAACATCAGCGCCGCGCCGGCGAGGATCATCGAGAGGAAGCCGCCGTACGTGCGGGTGAAGTCGGTGTCGCCCGGGTAGAGGTTGCGGCCCATGCTCTCGAATGGCGTCTCGAGTGTCGCCGACAGCGTCTTCCACTGCGGCTGCGGCGACTTCCATGTCGCCAGGCGCGAGTGCAACTCGGCGCGAACGTCTTCGGGGCGAGCATTGGCAGCCAGCAGGAAGGCCGGAGTGAAATCGCCGAGATATTCCTCCTCCCAGCCCTTCGACTTCTGCGTCGTCAGCGGGGCGTACAGATCGGCGGAGGGTGTGCGCATCGACGGCACGTCCTTGACCACGCCGATCACCTGAAACCGCTGGCCGTCGGCATCGATGTGGCGGCCCAGCGCCGACTGACCGTCGAAGAAGCGCTTGCGGCTGGTTTCGTTGATCACCAGCACCAGGCGGGCCGTCTCCAGGTCGGCCGCGCCGTACGGACTGCCCTCGAGGAACGCGAACTGGTAGACCCGCCAGAACTCGGCATCGGTGTGCTTGAGGGTGGACTCGATCTTGCGACCGCTGACAAACGACGTGGCCAGCGTGCCACTCGTCTGCACGGTCATCAACTCGACGCCGGGCAGCTTGCGCGCGTAGTCGTGGATCAATCGGTAGCCCGGGCTGCTCTGCCAGGTGTTGCCGTCGCCGCGCATCCTCGCCCGGCTCATCACCAGGGTGCGATCGAGATTGATCTCGGGCGCCATCGGCGACAGCGTGTGGTCGAACATCGCCACCGCCACCGTCAGCACGACCAGCGTGAAGCTGGTGCCGAAGAGGCTGATGGCCGTGAAGACCTTGCGCCGCTGCAGCACCTTCCAGGCCAGGGTCAGGTAGTTCTTGAGCATGATGTCTCTCTCTGTCGGCCTTCGTCAGTCGGCCTTCGGCCTTCGCGGGTCTGCCACCTGTCGAGCCGCACCCGGTACCCGGTACCCGGTACCCGATACCCGGTACCCGATACCCGATACCCGGTAGCTACTGAACCTGTCGCCCGTCGAAGAGGCGCACGGTGCGGTGTGTCTGCTCGGCCTTCTGCGGGTCGTGCGTCACCATGACGATCGTCGTCCCCTCTGAATTGAGCTTCTCGAGGATGCCCATGACGTCGTCACCCATCGCCGAATCGAGGTTGCCGGTCGGCTCGTCGGCGAGCAGCACGATCGGCTTGCCGACAATCGCCCGGGCGATGGCGACACGCTGCTGCTGACCGCCCGAGAGCTGCGAGGGGAAGTGGTTCACCCGCGAGCTCAGGCCGACACGGTCGAGGGCCTCGAGTGCGAGCTCGCGGCGCTGCCTGGCCGAGCCCGGGCGGTAGAGCAGCGGTAGCTCCACGTTGTCGACCACCTTCAGGTCCGGGATCAGGTGGAACGTCTGGAAGATGAAGCCGAGGTCACGATTGCGGATCTTCGCGAGATCGCGGTCACGATACGACTCAACATGCCGCTCGTTCAGTGTGATCTTGCCGTCGGTAGGCTCGTCGAGCAGGCCCATGAGGTTGAGCAGCGTGCTCTTGCCGCAGCCGGAGGGTCCCATGATCGAGACGAACTCGCCCTGATCGATGTGGAGATTGATGTCGGCCAGCGCCACCGTCTCGATGCGGTCGGTCCGGTACACCTTGTTGATCTGCTCTAGATGAATCACGGTTTCACTCCCGGCCTTCGTCGGTCGGCCGTCGCCATTGGTCATTGGTCATTGGTCATTGGTCATTCGGCATCAGGCATGTCGAATGACCAATGACGAATGACGAATGACGCTATTTCACTCTCAGCTCCGGCGCCGACTCGTAGTCGCGCATGTCGGAGGCGATGATTTCGTCGCCCTCGGCCAGACCCTCCACGACCTCGAACCAGTCGAAGTTGGAGACGCCGAGGCGAACCGGTGTGCGATAGGCGCGGTTGCTGCGCAGTACGAACACCTGCTGCGCGCCGCCGCCCTGGGCGAACGGACCGCGGGCGACGCGCAGCACGCGCGCCTTGCGGTCGGTGATCACCTGCACATCGACGCGCAGGTTCGAGCGCAGCCAGGTGGCGTCGGGCTGGTCCAGCGAGACCAGGAACTTCAGCGCGCCGTTCTGCATCTGCGGCTCCACGACGCTGACGTGCCCCGCGGTCACGAGATCGTCGAGGCGCACGCTGACCGGCTGGCCGACGCTGATGCGCGAGGCGTTGACGTCCGACGTGGTGGCCTCGACGCGGAATGCGGTCAGGTCGGCGACGCGGGCCACGACGTCTCCCCTGCGGACGAGCGCGCCCTCCTCGTCCTGCACGAACGTCAGTACGCCGTTGCGGTCGCTCTGGGTGGTGGTGAGTTCGAGGAGCCGCCGCTGCTGGGCGTCCTCTGCGTGCAGGGAACGCATCTCGAGCGAGAGCCCTTCGAGCTGGGTGCGGTTGGTCGCTTCGGCGTTGACACGGCTCTGTTTGAGCCGACCCAGATCGACATCGGCCTGGGCGGCCTTCAGCTCGGATTCACGCAAGGCCTCCTTCGACACGAGGCCTTCCTTCGCGAGTGCCTGGTTGCTCGCGAGGGCGGCCGTCAATGCCTGCAATTCGAGGTCCTTGGACTTGATCTGGCCGTCCAGTTCGATCAGCTGCGACTCCAGCGTCAGCCGGGTGCGCGCCTGCTCGTTGCCCTTCAGCGCGATGTTCTGGCGAAGCTTCTCCGCGTCGAGCTCCGAGTCGCTGGTGTCGAGCCGGACGATCGGGTCGCCGGCCTTCAGGTGGTCGCCGACGCGCCGCAGCACGGCGAGCACGCGCGCGTCGATCGGGCTGGAGATCACGTGCTCGATGGCCGGGACCACGGTGCCCGACGCGGTCAGCGATGCCTCAAGCGGGCCGCTCTGGACGCGGGCCGTGCGGACGCGATCGCGACGCACCGACGGCCGCAGCAGGTCCGCGCCCCAGACCAACGCCGTCATCAGCACGACGATCACTGATGTGACGGGCAGCCAGCGCCTCACTTGGGCACGCCGGCGAACGGAGGTTTCGATTGGCCGATCCACGGCCGGGGAGAGAGCAACCGCCGTGCCCGAAGATCGGCGGATTTTGCGCGAGATCGCCAGCCCGGCCGTTCACGGGCGGACGAAGGGGTGTTCGGAAGCGGACAGTTGGCGGCTTCGCTGACGAACGCCGAACGCCGAACGCTTACAGCCTGCAGCCTGCGGGCTACGGCCCACGGCCGACGTCTTACGGATGACGCTGCGGCTGCTCCGGGCTGGGGCTGATGGCATGACCGGAGGCCTTGTGTAGCTGCCGGACTCTGTCCGGCAATCAGGGGCAGCCTCGAGGCATCGCTGACCGTCGAACACAGGCCGACGGCGACGTTTCGTCTCCCTTGTTGCTTTCGGGTACCTTCTCCCTCGTTCCTTGAACCCCCTGTGCCTTCTTCGTTGTCCCTTGTCCCTTGATCGCGTACGAGCCAAGGCCCAAGGCCCAAGGCCGATGGCCGAACGCCGTATCCTCTGTCACATGGCCCCCGGACGGCACCCTCTCCTGCTGCGCGCGGTGTTTGCCGCGCTACTTGCCGGGGCCGTCCCCTGCGCTGCGCAGGACGCCGCCCCGCCGCCGCAGGACGACTGGTTCCGCGACCACGTCCGGCTGTCGGGCGAGGCGACTGCCTCGATGTCGACCAAGAGCGCCGAGGAGGAGGGCTGGTTCAATTACTCCGACTACGAGTACAGCACCGTACGCTCGCTGCGCCTGTCGCTCGTCGGCGAAGTCACTCTTGGGC includes:
- a CDS encoding efflux RND transporter periplasmic adaptor subunit — protein: MRRWLPVTSVIVVLMTALVWGADLLRPSVRRDRVRTARVQSGPLEASLTASGTVVPAIEHVISSPIDARVLAVLRRVGDHLKAGDPIVRLDTSDSELDAEKLRQNIALKGNEQARTRLTLESQLIELDGQIKSKDLELQALTAALASNQALAKEGLVSKEALRESELKAAQADVDLGRLKQSRVNAEATNRTQLEGLSLEMRSLHAEDAQQRRLLELTTTQSDRNGVLTFVQDEEGALVRRGDVVARVADLTAFRVEATTSDVNASRISVGQPVSVRLDDLVTAGHVSVVEPQMQNGALKFLVSLDQPDATWLRSNLRVDVQVITDRKARVLRVARGPFAQGGGAQQVFVLRSNRAYRTPVRLGVSNFDWFEVVEGLAEGDEIIASDMRDYESAPELRVK
- a CDS encoding ABC transporter ATP-binding protein — its product is MIHLEQINKVYRTDRIETVALADINLHIDQGEFVSIMGPSGCGKSTLLNLMGLLDEPTDGKITLNERHVESYRDRDLAKIRNRDLGFIFQTFHLIPDLKVVDNVELPLLYRPGSARQRRELALEALDRVGLSSRVNHFPSQLSGGQQQRVAIARAIVGKPIVLLADEPTGNLDSAMGDDVMGILEKLNSEGTTIVMVTHDPQKAEQTHRTVRLFDGRQVQ
- a CDS encoding ABC transporter permease, coding for MLKNYLTLAWKVLQRRKVFTAISLFGTSFTLVVLTVAVAMFDHTLSPMAPEINLDRTLVMSRARMRGDGNTWQSSPGYRLIHDYARKLPGVELMTVQTSGTLATSFVSGRKIESTLKHTDAEFWRVYQFAFLEGSPYGAADLETARLVLVINETSRKRFFDGQSALGRHIDADGQRFQVIGVVKDVPSMRTPSADLYAPLTTQKSKGWEEEYLGDFTPAFLLAANARPEDVRAELHSRLATWKSPQPQWKTLSATLETPFESMGRNLYPGDTDFTRTYGGFLSMILAGAALMFMALPAINLVNLNVSRIMERASEIGVRKAFGASSRTLVVQFVVENLALTVIGGLLGFLLAGFVLRSINQSGLIPYAELTLNMRIFLWGIALAVVFGLLSGVYPAWRMSRVHPVVALKGTR